In Pleomorphomonas sp. T1.2MG-36, a single genomic region encodes these proteins:
- a CDS encoding nucleoside hydrolase: MNTSPTTRRRLIIDCDPGHDDFAAIALAVMSGAFDIEAITAVCGNAPLARTSANALAIADALGTAIPVHAGAVAPLIHRYEFPAAFHGVTGLDSTGATLPPPRRALAPGHAALEILARVNAAPGEITLVVLGPMTNVALALALDPEMAGRVKELVFMGGGLIGGNVTPRAEFNLWADPEAAAIVLASGIKATMFGLDVTNRAWLDRDDLARIRAAVPGANPVADIIQFYTDRSGDVAAGRVPGPALHDTCPLAFLIDPALFAIESLPVTVATTAGPHYGATDADRRPWAPEGGPRIGVALDLDRPAIAKRVTDALVEAARRIADRQ, from the coding sequence ATGAACACATCCCCGACGACACGGCGCCGCCTCATCATCGACTGCGATCCCGGCCATGACGATTTCGCGGCCATCGCGCTGGCGGTGATGTCGGGCGCGTTCGATATCGAGGCGATCACCGCCGTTTGCGGCAATGCGCCGCTCGCGCGCACCTCGGCCAACGCGCTCGCCATTGCCGATGCGCTCGGCACCGCCATTCCCGTTCATGCCGGCGCCGTGGCGCCGCTGATCCATCGCTATGAGTTCCCCGCCGCCTTTCACGGCGTCACCGGGCTCGATTCCACCGGCGCCACGCTGCCGCCGCCGCGCCGCGCGCTGGCGCCCGGCCACGCGGCGCTGGAGATCCTCGCCCGCGTCAACGCCGCGCCCGGCGAGATCACGCTGGTCGTCCTCGGCCCGATGACCAACGTCGCCCTGGCGCTGGCGCTCGACCCCGAGATGGCCGGCAGGGTGAAGGAGCTGGTGTTCATGGGGGGCGGCCTCATCGGCGGCAACGTCACCCCGCGCGCCGAGTTCAACCTGTGGGCCGATCCGGAGGCCGCCGCCATCGTGCTCGCCTCCGGCATCAAGGCCACCATGTTCGGGCTCGACGTCACCAACCGCGCCTGGCTCGACAGGGACGACCTCGCCCGCATCCGCGCCGCCGTGCCCGGCGCCAACCCGGTGGCCGACATCATTCAGTTCTACACCGACCGCTCCGGCGACGTGGCGGCCGGCCGCGTGCCCGGCCCTGCCCTGCACGACACCTGCCCGCTGGCCTTCCTGATCGACCCCGCGCTGTTCGCCATCGAAAGCCTGCCGGTGACGGTGGCCACCACCGCCGGCCCGCACTATGGCGCCACCGATGCCGACCGCCGCCCCTGGGCGCCCGAGGGCGGCCCGCGCATCGGCGTGGCGCTCGACCTCGACCGCCCCGCCATCGCCAAGCGCGTCACCGATGCGCTGGTGGAGGCTGCCCGCCGCATCGCCGACAGACAATAA
- a CDS encoding ABC transporter ATP-binding protein, whose translation MSGVQLSGLRKAFGPTEIISGVDLEIVDGELVVFVGPSGCGKSTLLRLIAGLETVSAGEVVIGGRDVTRVDPAKRGVAMVFQSYALFPHMTVRENMGFGMRVNRVPKAEAAERLEKAAALLQLTELLDRKPAQLSGGQRQRVAIGRAIVRDPKVFLFDEPLSNLDAELRVQMRAELSALHARLGATMIYVTHDQVEAMTLADRIVVLRAGRVEQVGAPLQLYDDPDNLFVAGFLGSPRMNFLPAEVQPNGHLRPLGTEVDLPSPIPGLHPGRRVVIGCRPENVELGEGPLEATVKTAEQLGNSTFVHLTSAGTTIAAELHDRWGAQANTPLRLTMPTAKTQLFDAETSLRIRG comes from the coding sequence ATGAGCGGTGTTCAGCTTAGCGGCCTGCGCAAGGCCTTCGGCCCAACCGAGATCATCTCCGGCGTCGACCTTGAGATCGTCGATGGCGAGCTCGTGGTCTTCGTCGGCCCGTCCGGCTGCGGCAAGTCGACGCTCTTGCGCCTCATCGCCGGCTTGGAGACCGTCAGCGCCGGCGAGGTCGTGATCGGCGGCCGCGACGTCACCCGCGTCGATCCGGCCAAACGCGGCGTCGCCATGGTGTTCCAGTCCTACGCGCTGTTCCCGCACATGACGGTGCGCGAGAACATGGGCTTCGGCATGCGCGTCAACCGCGTGCCCAAGGCGGAAGCCGCCGAGCGGCTCGAAAAGGCCGCCGCCCTCCTCCAGCTCACCGAACTGCTCGACCGCAAGCCGGCCCAGCTCTCGGGCGGCCAGCGGCAGCGCGTCGCCATCGGCCGGGCCATCGTCCGCGACCCCAAGGTGTTCCTGTTCGACGAGCCGCTTTCCAACCTCGACGCCGAGCTGCGCGTGCAGATGCGCGCTGAGCTGTCCGCCCTGCACGCCCGCCTCGGCGCCACCATGATCTACGTGACGCACGACCAGGTGGAGGCCATGACGCTGGCCGACCGCATCGTCGTGCTGCGCGCCGGCCGCGTCGAACAGGTGGGCGCCCCGCTTCAGCTCTACGACGACCCCGACAACCTGTTCGTCGCCGGCTTCCTAGGCTCCCCGCGCATGAACTTCCTCCCCGCCGAGGTGCAGCCGAACGGCCACCTCCGCCCGCTGGGAACCGAAGTCGACCTCCCCTCCCCCATCCCCGGCCTCCACCCCGGCCGCCGCGTGGTGATCGGCTGCCGCCCCGAAAACGTCGAGCTCGGCGAGGGGCCGCTGGAAGCCACGGTGAAAACGGCGGAGCAACTCGGCAACTCCACCTTCGTCCACCTCACGTCAGCCGGCACGACAATCGCCGCCGAACTCCACGACCGCTGGGGCGCGCAAGCCAACACCCCGCTCCGCCTGACGATGCCAACGGCCAAAACGCAACTCTTCGACGCCGAAACGAGCTTGAGGATCAGGGGATGA
- a CDS encoding carbohydrate ABC transporter permease encodes MSPALRKALIYLAIAVTAFIFVAPLWWAILSSFRPNDAIFRDLFPFTPRALLPEPFTLDAYVAIFQRGFGSIIANTLLVAGLTTVLGLIVNALAGYAFALFEFPGKSAVLGVVVVSFMLPFEAIAMPLYSVVSQLGWIDHVAALVVPSVANGLAVFLFYQFFQQVPKDYYEAARLEGAGWLRILWSVYVPLSLPTCISAGLMLFIFQWEAFLWPLLAMPAQQFKVIQVGMAAFQDQYTTAWNQLFGAAVITALIPMLLLIPLQRYYVQGLAGSGIKG; translated from the coding sequence ATGTCGCCCGCCCTCCGCAAGGCCCTGATCTATCTCGCCATCGCCGTCACGGCCTTCATCTTCGTGGCTCCGCTCTGGTGGGCCATCCTGTCGTCCTTCCGGCCCAACGACGCCATCTTCCGCGATCTCTTCCCCTTCACCCCGCGCGCGCTGTTGCCCGAGCCCTTCACGCTCGACGCCTACGTGGCGATCTTTCAGCGCGGCTTCGGCTCGATCATCGCCAACACGCTCCTGGTCGCCGGGTTGACCACGGTGCTCGGCCTGATCGTCAACGCGCTGGCCGGCTATGCCTTCGCCCTGTTCGAGTTTCCCGGCAAATCCGCCGTGCTCGGCGTGGTGGTGGTCAGCTTCATGCTGCCGTTTGAGGCCATCGCCATGCCGCTCTACTCGGTGGTCAGCCAGCTCGGCTGGATCGACCACGTGGCCGCGCTGGTGGTGCCCTCGGTCGCCAATGGCCTCGCCGTTTTCCTGTTCTACCAGTTCTTCCAGCAGGTACCGAAGGACTACTACGAGGCGGCGCGCCTCGAAGGCGCCGGCTGGCTGCGCATCCTCTGGTCGGTCTACGTGCCGCTTTCGCTGCCCACCTGCATATCGGCCGGGCTGATGCTGTTCATCTTCCAGTGGGAAGCCTTCCTGTGGCCGCTCTTGGCCATGCCGGCCCAGCAGTTCAAGGTGATCCAGGTCGGCATGGCCGCCTTCCAGGACCAGTACACCACGGCGTGGAACCAGCTGTTCGGGGCGGCCGTCATCACGGCGCTGATCCCCATGCTGCTGCTCATTCCGCTGCAACGCTATTACGTCCAGGGCCTCGCCGGCTCCGGCATCAAGGGATGA
- a CDS encoding ABC transporter substrate-binding protein — MTRLPLLTTALAIGLTATAHAETTLTVLMIEGLDKGSMEAVAAAYMAKHADVKVEIQSLPWNQFFQVSEMRLKSADAAVDLIYTDAPVVASYAANGYILPFDATVADEARDKLVGPSVATGTYDGKLYSLPMNSSAQVLYYNVDLLKAAGITPPNGLTKDSATKPDAIVKLATDDRWTFEQVAEAAKAVSGSEGGKAKPWGFAFEQFGELYQLQPLGGSLGGELISADAKTADGYLNGDAWTKAATWWSDLFNKDNVSPRSLGFGEAAQMFTNGQLAMFVGGTWNVPAVAGSSINFGIAPHPKFADGKASTPTGSWYLSVTKASPDAAAAADFAKFAALSDEGTDVWFKTLNQLPVTNRLLDEINADPAFDAFPASVMRLSAWESRNTAAARPVTVAFSQLQDAFRTAFTDIANGVPVDEALGTAVDAYDQAAARLNRK; from the coding sequence ATGACGCGGCTGCCGTTATTGACCACTGCTCTGGCGATCGGGCTTACCGCCACCGCCCACGCCGAAACCACGCTGACCGTTCTGATGATCGAGGGCCTCGACAAGGGCTCGATGGAGGCGGTCGCCGCCGCCTACATGGCCAAGCATGCCGACGTGAAGGTGGAAATCCAGAGCCTGCCGTGGAACCAGTTCTTCCAGGTGTCGGAGATGCGGCTGAAGTCGGCCGACGCCGCCGTCGACCTGATCTACACCGACGCGCCGGTCGTCGCCTCCTACGCCGCCAACGGCTACATCCTGCCCTTCGACGCCACTGTCGCCGACGAGGCTAGGGACAAGCTGGTCGGCCCCTCGGTCGCCACCGGCACCTATGACGGCAAGCTCTACTCGCTGCCGATGAACTCGTCGGCGCAGGTGCTCTACTACAACGTCGACCTCCTGAAGGCCGCCGGCATCACCCCGCCGAACGGCCTCACCAAGGACAGCGCCACCAAGCCCGACGCCATCGTCAAGCTCGCCACCGACGACCGCTGGACCTTCGAGCAGGTGGCCGAGGCGGCCAAGGCCGTCTCCGGCAGCGAGGGCGGCAAGGCCAAGCCCTGGGGCTTCGCCTTCGAGCAGTTCGGCGAGCTCTACCAGCTGCAGCCGCTGGGCGGCTCGCTCGGCGGCGAGCTGATCTCGGCCGACGCCAAAACGGCCGACGGCTATCTCAACGGCGACGCCTGGACCAAGGCCGCCACCTGGTGGTCCGACCTCTTCAACAAGGACAACGTCAGCCCCCGCTCGCTCGGCTTCGGCGAGGCGGCGCAGATGTTCACCAACGGCCAGCTCGCCATGTTCGTCGGCGGCACCTGGAACGTGCCGGCCGTCGCCGGCTCGTCGATCAACTTCGGCATCGCCCCGCACCCGAAGTTCGCCGACGGCAAGGCGTCAACGCCCACCGGCAGCTGGTACCTGTCGGTCACCAAGGCCAGCCCCGACGCGGCCGCCGCCGCCGACTTCGCCAAGTTCGCCGCGCTGAGCGACGAGGGCACCGACGTCTGGTTCAAGACGCTCAACCAGCTGCCGGTCACCAACCGCCTGCTCGACGAGATCAACGCCGACCCGGCCTTCGACGCCTTCCCCGCCTCGGTCATGCGCCTGTCGGCCTGGGAGTCGCGCAACACCGCCGCGGCCCGCCCGGTCACCGTCGCCTTCAGCCAGCTGCAGGATGCCTTCCGCACCGCCTTCACCGACATTGCCAACGGCGTGCCGGTGGACGAAGCTCTCGGCACCGCCGTCGACGCCTACGATCAGGCCGCCGCGCGCCTGAACCGCAAGTAA
- a CDS encoding carbohydrate ABC transporter permease, which translates to MNRSPVTLLVLTLAPALLGLAIFRAYPIGLAFYESLYTTVAGERTFVGLGNYADLLTDAGFWKSLRVTLWFNLIINPLQVALALALALMFVQKLPGMAVFRLLFLIPIGISLPVAVIIWRIVLLPEGFLNGALGIVGLGPYRFLTGPDFALYSIIGIATWKGISYWMIFLVGGLQNIPQEINEAARLEGASAWQRLWLVTLPLLRPTLLFVLVADITINFLLFAPVFMLTGGGPRGSTNVLMYEAYKSGFVFGDMGRAMAIVVCLVAMLLVIVAIQFRLLSSAPSKEAR; encoded by the coding sequence GTGAATCGCTCGCCCGTCACCCTCCTGGTCCTGACGCTCGCGCCGGCCTTGCTGGGGCTGGCGATCTTCCGCGCCTACCCCATCGGCCTCGCTTTCTACGAGAGCCTCTACACCACCGTCGCCGGCGAGCGCACCTTCGTCGGCCTCGGCAACTACGCCGACCTCCTCACCGACGCCGGCTTCTGGAAGTCGCTGCGCGTCACGCTCTGGTTCAACCTGATCATCAATCCGTTGCAGGTGGCGCTCGCCCTGGCGCTGGCCTTGATGTTCGTCCAGAAGCTGCCGGGCATGGCGGTGTTCCGCCTGTTGTTCCTCATCCCCATCGGCATTTCGCTGCCGGTCGCCGTCATCATCTGGCGCATCGTGCTGTTGCCGGAAGGCTTCCTCAACGGCGCCCTCGGCATCGTTGGCCTCGGCCCCTACCGCTTCCTGACCGGCCCCGATTTCGCGCTCTATTCCATCATCGGCATCGCCACCTGGAAGGGCATCAGCTACTGGATGATCTTCCTGGTCGGCGGCTTGCAGAACATCCCGCAGGAGATCAACGAGGCGGCGCGGCTCGAGGGCGCCTCGGCCTGGCAGCGCCTCTGGCTCGTCACACTGCCGCTGCTGCGCCCCACGCTGCTGTTCGTGCTGGTAGCCGACATCACCATCAACTTCCTGCTGTTCGCGCCGGTGTTCATGCTCACCGGCGGCGGCCCGCGCGGCTCCACCAACGTGTTGATGTACGAGGCCTACAAGTCCGGCTTCGTGTTCGGCGACATGGGCCGCGCCATGGCCATCGTCGTCTGTCTGGTGGCGATGCTGCTGGTCATCGTCGCCATCCAGTTCCGCCTGTTGTCGTCGGCGCCATCGAAGGAGGCCCGCTGA